In Streptomyces sp. 840.1, one DNA window encodes the following:
- a CDS encoding non-ribosomal peptide synthetase/MFS transporter, with amino-acid sequence MSSTEAISGTDAPGPDAGTTATEPAGTPEPAGTPGRPSAAALSEAKRALLARRLRGRDRTAGAIPARAAGSVPPLSFAQERLWFMEQFAPGTAAYNIPVARRLRGPLDRPALQRALDAVTARHETLRSRYPSTDDGRPVLEIAEPGPFALRTADAGSAEEAGRLVDELAAEPFDLVTGPLINAALIRLADDDHVLLLVVHHSVSDGWSSEVLVSEILRGYTAYASGRPDPLPELPIQYGDFAVWQRERLTGARLAGEVAYWQEELAGVQPLELPRARPRPERQTFDGAGYGFDVGRELLDRLTELGRAHGATAHMVLLAAFQLVLARFSGQRDFAVGSPVAGRPEPELEGLVGMFVNVLAFRARLDGDPTFTELVARTRETCLEAYAHQELPFAQLVSELKVERDVSRSPVFQAVLAIQNYAVRGDGAGERADLDVEAFGLRAAGTRFDIELFLMEWPDGLHGAFNYNTDLFDEADVARIGGSLGRLLRAVADRPDVPLSTLDLLAPEEREQVVVEWNDTARAFPDDATLPGLVAAQTAATPDAVAVDFEGATLTYAELDRAAARVARRLHAEGVGPGSLVAVSAERSPELVAGLLGVLRTGAGYTPLDPEYPAGRLASMLADSGAGVLLTQARLPAPEECAARVLLLDESASWPDDGPLPGGPAADDTAYMIYTSGSTGRPKGVPNTHRALVNRLLWMRRTYGVGPDDAVLHKTPTGFDVSVWELFLPLLSGARLVVTRPGGHKDAAHLRDTIADRGVTLAHFVPSMLDMFLAEDGIERCAGLRQVVCSGEELPPRTAREFTARLPHCGLANLYGPTEAAIDVSSWECAGPLETVPIGAPVDNTRLYVLDADLRPAPVGTPGELHIGGVQVSLGYHRRPGLTAARYVPDPFGEPGSRLYRTGDLARWRADGQLEHLGRIDQQVKLRGMRIEPGEIEAALCAEPEVAAAAVVVREDNPGDKRLVAYVVTRPDLTPAAGEAPEPDTKALRTALRRTLPDYMVPAAFVGLAALPLSPNGKLDRRALPAPQIRRSGGDAPVAPGTGTERVLADIWAEVLTLPEVGIDDDFFDLGGHSLLATQVVARARKRLPGVGARPVSVMDLFTCRTVRELAALADLDESERGPSRLLHRLTRPAPEATRTLSLVCVPYGGGSAVVYQPVADELPDGYDLWSVAIPGHDIGVTERHLPFGELAEGIAAEVAERVGGPIALYGHCGVGSALTVAVARLLERSGRELEAVYIGAQFPFARPRSKVLGALSRISALEPLLGDRVYVNWLRSMGAEVGELDETQTRFIIGNMRSDSKAAEEYFTSVLDEVERGGDRLRAPVISVIGNRDPATDFYQERYREWQMLAERSAVTVLDEGGHFFLKYRAAELAEIVTRTHPALVAGTAADELPARADDGSWWFHGVSDRVPAGPDGTEAGTGTGQAPPGTPPPPESGPAPSMVRFLLVALGQLLSITGSALTEFALPVWIYLETGSMGRYALYAVIGMLPGILIGPVAGAIVDRLDRRRVMLVSDVVAAVTQAALLTLLLSGHLHSWHIYVLLAVLSMALTFQRLAYASAVPQLVPKQYLGHANGIVQMAFGVAQFVVPLVAVALMAAIGLKGILVLDVASYAVAIGVLLCVRFPVTMAWSRRESLIAEIKHGFQHSWHNRGFRAMLLWFAGLNLFLSPLFLLLTPLVLSFDSLAAAARVAVAGGAGAILGGIAMGFWGGPVRHRLRGMLGLAALLAVACALVGVRADLWVIGAGAFGMSFALSMVNGVYTTIVQIKVPQRFHGRVFALNTMVAWSTLPIGHGIIAPAGSALFGPLLEDDGPLASTVGAVIGTGPGRGIGFMYVLFGAAMLVLVAVGLRMRVLSRFDLDVPDALPDDLVGIQELERRMAGARTGKAKAGAGGGGLVTTGPAGSAGRSRDEA; translated from the coding sequence GTGAGCAGCACCGAAGCGATATCCGGCACGGACGCGCCGGGACCGGACGCGGGGACCACCGCGACGGAGCCCGCCGGGACACCGGAGCCGGCCGGGACCCCCGGCAGACCGTCGGCGGCCGCGCTCTCCGAGGCCAAGCGCGCGCTGCTCGCCCGGCGGCTGCGAGGCCGGGACCGCACCGCAGGTGCGATCCCCGCCCGCGCCGCCGGAAGCGTGCCACCGCTCTCCTTCGCGCAGGAGCGGCTCTGGTTCATGGAGCAGTTCGCGCCCGGCACCGCCGCGTACAACATCCCCGTCGCCCGGCGGCTGCGCGGCCCGCTGGACCGTCCCGCGCTCCAGCGGGCGCTGGACGCGGTGACCGCCCGGCACGAGACCCTGCGCTCCCGCTACCCGTCCACCGACGACGGGCGCCCGGTCCTGGAGATCGCCGAACCGGGCCCGTTCGCGCTGCGCACCGCCGACGCCGGGAGCGCCGAGGAGGCCGGCCGGCTGGTGGACGAGCTGGCGGCGGAACCCTTCGACCTGGTCACCGGCCCGCTGATCAACGCGGCCCTGATCCGGCTGGCCGACGACGACCACGTCCTGCTCCTGGTCGTGCACCACAGCGTCAGCGACGGCTGGTCCAGCGAGGTGCTGGTCTCCGAGATCCTGCGCGGCTACACCGCCTACGCCTCGGGCCGGCCCGACCCACTGCCCGAACTGCCCATCCAGTACGGTGATTTCGCCGTCTGGCAACGCGAACGGCTCACCGGCGCGCGGCTCGCCGGGGAGGTCGCGTACTGGCAGGAGGAGCTCGCCGGCGTCCAGCCCCTGGAGCTGCCCCGCGCACGCCCCCGCCCCGAGCGGCAGACCTTCGACGGAGCCGGCTACGGCTTCGACGTCGGCCGTGAGCTGCTGGACCGGCTCACCGAGCTCGGCCGGGCCCACGGCGCGACCGCGCACATGGTGCTCCTCGCCGCGTTCCAGCTGGTGCTCGCCCGGTTCAGCGGACAGCGGGACTTCGCCGTCGGCTCACCGGTCGCCGGCCGTCCCGAGCCGGAACTGGAGGGCCTGGTGGGGATGTTCGTCAACGTCCTGGCCTTCCGCGCCCGGCTGGACGGCGACCCCACCTTCACCGAACTCGTCGCCCGGACCAGGGAGACCTGTCTGGAGGCCTACGCGCACCAGGAACTGCCCTTCGCCCAGCTGGTGTCGGAGCTCAAGGTGGAACGCGACGTCTCGCGCTCCCCGGTGTTCCAGGCGGTGCTCGCCATCCAGAACTACGCGGTGCGCGGCGACGGGGCCGGTGAGCGGGCGGACCTGGACGTGGAGGCGTTCGGGCTGCGCGCCGCTGGCACCCGGTTCGACATCGAGCTCTTCCTGATGGAATGGCCCGACGGACTGCACGGCGCCTTCAACTACAACACCGACCTGTTCGACGAGGCGGACGTCGCCCGGATCGGCGGCAGCCTCGGCCGGCTGCTGCGGGCCGTCGCCGACCGTCCCGACGTGCCCCTGTCCACGCTGGACCTCCTCGCCCCCGAGGAACGGGAGCAGGTGGTCGTCGAGTGGAACGACACCGCGCGCGCCTTCCCGGACGACGCCACCCTCCCCGGGCTCGTCGCCGCGCAGACCGCCGCCACCCCGGACGCCGTCGCCGTCGACTTCGAGGGCGCCACCCTCACGTACGCGGAGCTCGACCGGGCCGCCGCCCGGGTCGCCCGGCGGCTGCACGCCGAGGGCGTGGGGCCCGGCTCGCTCGTCGCGGTCAGCGCGGAACGCTCACCGGAGCTCGTCGCCGGGCTCCTCGGCGTGCTGCGGACCGGAGCCGGCTACACCCCGCTCGACCCGGAGTACCCGGCCGGGCGCCTCGCGTCGATGCTGGCCGACAGCGGTGCCGGGGTGCTGCTCACACAGGCCCGTCTGCCCGCCCCCGAGGAGTGCGCCGCGCGCGTCCTGCTGCTGGACGAGTCGGCGTCCTGGCCCGACGACGGACCGCTGCCCGGGGGGCCCGCCGCCGACGACACCGCGTACATGATCTACACCTCCGGCTCGACCGGCCGGCCCAAGGGGGTGCCCAACACCCACCGTGCCCTCGTCAACCGGCTGCTGTGGATGCGCCGCACCTACGGAGTGGGGCCGGACGACGCGGTGCTGCACAAGACCCCGACCGGCTTCGACGTCTCGGTGTGGGAGCTGTTCCTGCCGCTGCTGTCCGGGGCCCGCCTGGTCGTCACCAGGCCGGGCGGTCACAAGGACGCCGCCCACCTGCGGGACACCATCGCCGACCGGGGCGTCACCCTCGCCCACTTCGTGCCCTCGATGCTCGACATGTTCCTCGCCGAGGACGGCATCGAGCGCTGCGCGGGGCTGCGCCAGGTCGTGTGCAGCGGTGAGGAGCTCCCGCCGCGTACCGCACGGGAGTTCACCGCCCGGCTGCCGCACTGCGGGCTCGCGAACCTGTACGGCCCGACCGAGGCCGCCATCGACGTCAGCAGCTGGGAGTGCGCGGGCCCGCTGGAGACCGTGCCGATCGGCGCGCCCGTCGACAACACCCGGCTGTACGTCCTGGACGCGGACCTGCGCCCCGCCCCCGTCGGCACCCCGGGCGAGCTGCACATCGGCGGCGTACAGGTCTCGCTCGGCTACCACCGCAGACCCGGGCTGACGGCCGCCCGCTACGTCCCCGACCCCTTCGGTGAGCCCGGCTCCCGGCTCTACCGGACCGGTGACCTGGCCCGCTGGCGCGCGGACGGGCAGCTGGAGCACCTCGGCAGGATCGACCAGCAGGTCAAGCTGCGCGGCATGCGCATCGAACCCGGCGAGATCGAGGCCGCGCTGTGCGCCGAACCCGAGGTGGCCGCCGCCGCGGTCGTCGTGCGCGAGGACAACCCGGGGGACAAGCGGCTGGTCGCGTACGTGGTGACCCGGCCGGACCTCACCCCCGCAGCGGGGGAGGCCCCCGAGCCCGACACGAAGGCGCTGCGGACCGCGCTGCGGCGCACCCTCCCCGACTACATGGTGCCGGCCGCGTTCGTCGGCCTGGCCGCGCTGCCGCTCTCCCCGAACGGCAAGCTCGACCGCCGCGCCCTGCCCGCCCCGCAGATCCGCCGGTCCGGCGGCGACGCGCCCGTCGCACCCGGGACCGGGACCGAGCGGGTCCTCGCGGACATCTGGGCCGAGGTGCTGACCCTGCCCGAGGTCGGCATCGACGACGACTTCTTCGACCTCGGCGGCCACTCGCTGCTCGCCACCCAGGTGGTGGCGCGGGCCCGCAAACGGCTGCCGGGCGTGGGCGCCCGGCCGGTCAGCGTGATGGACCTGTTCACCTGCCGCACGGTGCGCGAACTGGCCGCCCTCGCCGACCTCGACGAGTCCGAGCGCGGCCCCAGCCGGCTGCTGCACCGGCTCACGAGGCCGGCCCCCGAGGCCACCCGCACCCTGTCGCTGGTCTGCGTGCCCTACGGCGGTGGCAGCGCGGTCGTCTACCAGCCGGTCGCCGACGAACTGCCCGACGGCTACGACCTGTGGTCGGTCGCCATTCCCGGGCACGACATCGGGGTCACCGAACGCCACCTGCCGTTCGGCGAACTCGCCGAGGGCATCGCCGCCGAGGTGGCCGAACGGGTCGGCGGACCGATCGCCCTCTACGGGCACTGCGGCGTCGGCAGCGCCCTGACCGTGGCGGTGGCCCGGCTCCTGGAACGCTCCGGCCGGGAGCTGGAAGCCGTCTACATCGGCGCGCAGTTCCCCTTCGCCCGCCCCCGCAGCAAGGTGCTCGGAGCGCTCAGCCGGATCTCCGCCCTCGAACCGCTGCTGGGCGACCGGGTGTACGTCAACTGGCTGCGCTCCATGGGCGCAGAGGTCGGTGAACTCGACGAGACCCAGACGCGGTTCATCATCGGCAACATGCGCAGCGACTCCAAGGCCGCCGAGGAGTACTTCACCTCGGTGCTCGACGAGGTCGAGCGGGGCGGCGACCGGCTGCGGGCACCGGTGATCTCCGTCATCGGCAACCGCGACCCGGCCACCGACTTCTACCAGGAGCGCTACCGCGAGTGGCAGATGCTCGCCGAACGCTCCGCCGTCACGGTGCTCGACGAGGGCGGGCACTTCTTCCTGAAGTACCGTGCCGCCGAGCTCGCCGAGATCGTCACCCGTACCCACCCCGCCCTCGTGGCCGGGACCGCGGCCGACGAGCTGCCCGCGCGGGCCGACGACGGCTCGTGGTGGTTCCACGGCGTCAGCGACCGCGTCCCGGCCGGCCCGGACGGAACGGAGGCCGGGACCGGGACCGGGCAGGCACCGCCGGGCACCCCGCCGCCGCCGGAGAGCGGCCCGGCCCCCAGCATGGTGCGCTTCCTGCTGGTCGCCCTCGGCCAGCTGCTGTCCATCACCGGCTCCGCGCTCACCGAGTTCGCGCTGCCCGTCTGGATCTACCTGGAGACCGGCTCGATGGGCCGGTACGCGCTGTACGCCGTGATCGGGATGCTGCCCGGCATCCTGATCGGCCCGGTGGCGGGGGCGATCGTGGACCGGCTAGACCGCCGCCGGGTGATGCTGGTCAGCGACGTGGTCGCCGCCGTCACCCAGGCAGCGCTCCTCACCCTGCTGCTCTCCGGACACCTGCACTCCTGGCACATCTACGTACTGCTCGCCGTGCTGTCGATGGCGCTGACCTTCCAGCGCCTGGCCTACGCATCGGCGGTGCCGCAACTGGTGCCCAAGCAGTACCTCGGCCACGCCAACGGCATCGTCCAGATGGCCTTCGGTGTCGCGCAGTTCGTCGTCCCGCTGGTCGCGGTCGCCCTGATGGCGGCGATCGGACTGAAGGGCATCCTCGTCCTGGACGTGGCGAGCTACGCGGTCGCCATCGGTGTGCTGCTGTGCGTGCGGTTCCCCGTCACGATGGCCTGGAGCCGCCGCGAGTCCCTGATCGCCGAGATCAAGCACGGCTTCCAGCACTCCTGGCACAACCGGGGCTTTCGCGCGATGCTGCTCTGGTTCGCCGGACTGAACCTCTTCCTCTCGCCGCTCTTCCTGCTGCTCACCCCGCTGGTGCTGTCCTTCGACTCGCTGGCGGCGGCGGCCCGCGTCGCGGTGGCAGGCGGCGCCGGAGCGATCCTCGGCGGCATCGCGATGGGCTTCTGGGGCGGACCGGTACGCCACCGGCTGCGCGGCATGCTCGGCCTCGCAGCGCTGCTGGCGGTGGCCTGCGCCCTGGTGGGCGTCCGGGCCGACCTGTGGGTGATCGGGGCCGGGGCGTTCGGGATGTCCTTCGCCCTGTCCATGGTCAACGGCGTCTACACGACGATCGTCCAGATCAAGGTCCCGCAGCGCTTCCACGGCCGGGTGTTCGCTCTCAACACCATGGTCGCCTGGTCGACCCTGCCGATCGGGCACGGGATCATCGCCCCGGCCGGTTCCGCGCTGTTCGGGCCGCTGCTGGAGGACGACGGACCACTCGCGTCCACGGTCGGCGCCGTCATCGGCACCGGGCCGGGCCGGGGCATCGGCTTCATGTACGTGCTGTTCGGCGCCGCGATGCTGGTCCTGGTCGCGGTGGGCCTGCGGATGCGGGTGCTGTCCCGCTTCGACCTGGACGTCCCCGACGCGCTCCCGGACGACCTGGTGGGAATCCAGGAACTCGAACGCCGGATGGCCGGGGCGCGCACCGGGAAGGCGAAGGCCGGGGCCGGGGGCGGCGGCCTCGTCACCACCGGACCGGCAGGCTCCGCAGGCCGTTCGCGGGACGAGGCATGA
- a CDS encoding class I adenylate-forming enzyme family protein, with amino-acid sequence MSAATARRVRPAGPTSLPALLEHRAATGPDRPALLCGPHRLTFGQWHDRARALASGLRAGGRAAGDRVALRYGSADWAEYAVAYCGVLMAGCVAVPVSDRQAPAVFAHVLRDSGAALVLHAAGEPPPVRPEPDGSAPPVRTATVAEVTTAGDPGAGALPLPAPGALAQILYTSGTTGVPKGVTATHGNLAHGCTLDERRRPLRHSAYFLHAFPVGTNAGQTMLVNALDSAAAGIAAPRFTPARFARLIEEHAVGSVFLVPAMAIELLGSGPARRFSTDSVRLVGSTAAALPQPVAVALADAFPRAQIVNYYTSTEAAPAQVTLLFDPERPESPGRPASVSELRITAADGTPLPAGEPGEVWLRTPASPRTYLGDPEAGAEVFQGRWVRMGDLGRLDDEGYLHLLDRERDVVKSGAHKVSTLQVENALHAHPAVADAAALGVPHPVLGSVVAAVVVPRGEVTVPELRTFLLDRLAPHELPARLLFRSGLPRNEGGKILKRELRLLLDDEAPR; translated from the coding sequence ATGAGCGCCGCCACGGCACGGCGGGTGCGGCCCGCCGGTCCCACGAGCCTGCCGGCCCTGCTGGAGCACCGCGCCGCCACCGGCCCCGACCGCCCGGCGCTGCTCTGCGGTCCCCACCGGCTGACCTTCGGCCAGTGGCACGACCGGGCGCGGGCGCTGGCGTCCGGGCTGCGGGCCGGGGGACGCGCGGCAGGCGACCGGGTGGCGCTGCGCTACGGGAGCGCCGACTGGGCCGAGTACGCGGTCGCCTACTGCGGGGTCCTGATGGCCGGCTGCGTGGCCGTCCCGGTGTCGGACCGTCAGGCCCCGGCGGTCTTCGCCCACGTGCTGCGCGACAGCGGGGCCGCCCTGGTGCTGCACGCGGCCGGGGAGCCCCCGCCGGTCCGGCCGGAACCGGACGGCTCGGCCCCGCCGGTCCGTACGGCGACCGTCGCCGAGGTCACGACGGCCGGTGACCCGGGCGCCGGGGCGCTCCCGCTCCCCGCCCCCGGCGCGCTCGCCCAGATCCTCTACACCTCCGGCACCACCGGAGTGCCCAAGGGGGTCACCGCCACCCACGGCAACCTGGCGCACGGCTGCACCCTCGACGAACGCCGCCGTCCGCTGCGGCACTCCGCGTACTTCCTGCACGCCTTCCCGGTGGGGACGAACGCGGGACAGACGATGCTGGTCAACGCGCTGGACTCGGCGGCGGCCGGGATCGCCGCACCCCGGTTCACGCCCGCCCGCTTCGCCCGCCTCATCGAGGAGCACGCGGTGGGCAGCGTCTTCCTCGTCCCGGCCATGGCCATCGAACTGCTCGGCTCGGGCCCCGCGCGGCGGTTCTCCACCGACAGCGTCCGGCTGGTCGGCTCGACCGCGGCCGCCCTTCCGCAGCCCGTCGCCGTCGCACTCGCGGACGCCTTCCCCCGGGCCCAGATCGTCAACTACTACACCTCGACCGAGGCGGCCCCCGCACAGGTCACCCTCCTGTTCGACCCCGAACGGCCCGAGTCGCCGGGCCGCCCCGCATCCGTGAGCGAGCTGCGGATCACCGCCGCCGACGGCACCCCGCTGCCGGCCGGGGAACCCGGCGAGGTGTGGCTGCGGACCCCCGCGTCCCCGCGCACCTACCTCGGGGACCCGGAGGCGGGCGCCGAGGTGTTCCAGGGCCGCTGGGTCCGGATGGGAGACCTCGGCCGGCTCGACGACGAGGGCTACCTGCATCTGCTCGACCGCGAACGGGACGTGGTCAAGTCCGGTGCCCACAAGGTGTCCACCCTCCAGGTGGAGAACGCGCTGCACGCCCACCCGGCCGTGGCCGACGCCGCCGCCCTCGGAGTGCCGCACCCCGTGCTCGGATCCGTGGTCGCCGCCGTCGTCGTGCCACGCGGCGAGGTGACGGTGCCGGAGCTGCGCACCTTCCTGCTGGACCGGCTGGCCCCGCACGAGCTTCCGGCCCGGCTGCTCTTCCGTTCCGGCCTGCCCCGCAACGAGGGCGGCAAGATCCTCAAGCGCGAACTGCGCCTGCTCCTGGACGACGAGGCACCGCGATGA
- a CDS encoding non-ribosomal peptide synthetase, whose amino-acid sequence MTNTAPQGLSPAQHGMWVTEQVLHAGSAHHLSLTVRFTGPPDAAALAAACARVTRLHPVLTARLDPAGPALEPGVAGAELRRLSCAPQEVAAVLHAETVRPFDLAGGPLVRFALVDGGQDGQQLHVVAHHLVFDGTSKDVLLAALGGAPAPAARPGPPPVPGESAVAAAAAFWSGRDHGTGTPALPGLSAAPKDTCAPAPGASVPFALDTALRDRLTRAAADLGATPFEVLLAAWHTLLLRYGSTAPATALELSTRRPEDTGHIGLYVNELPVLTHPDPQRPFALFVQDVRTELRALYAHRTVPLARAVRGLTPRTALTPVSVSYRRRGDAELPEFGFGRVAAVDWTGFTHTVRNLLHLQLVDGPGRIDGSLQYRADAFAPGAPERIAGHFLTLLDAALAAPRTPLAGLPLLTGDERRRVLDSAAAAGPAACPPGATVVGMFTAQAGRTPDSVAVTGTDGEELTYRELHVSAAAFAARLGARGLGAGDLVGVLLPRSVDQLVAVLGVLTAGAAYLPLDPEHPAERLALVLGDAAPAALVTEGDAPAGLPAGVPVLTVAGPAAPAAAEPAPPEAGDPAYVIYTSGSTGTPKGVEVPHRALANLLATMSERLGTGAADRWLGLTTLSFDISTVELLLPLTAGARVVLVPEAHQRDGAALLKLIDAQQVTHVQATPSSWRLMLAAGLHRPDLVAVAGGEELPGPLARGLTDATGRLVNVYGPTETTVWSTLAELAAGGPVTIGGPLAATSVQVLDAYGAPVPDGITGELYLGGAGVAHGYRGRPGLTAQRFVPDPYGPPGSRLYRTGDLVRRTRDGLLEFAGRADTQIKLRGHRIELGEIEARIGEHPAVAQAAVVLDGGTDDPDGGQARLVAYTVPAAAPGAPASPEALRAHVAAALPAAMTPGVWVSLDAFPLTPNGKLDRGRLPAPPRTREQPVAPVSGAQGGSAADGGTDRVTSVVRDIWQHVLRLDDIGLDEDLFDLGGHSLTVTAIAGRIRRELGVDVPLDVFFDTPTINGVAAEVALLQQEEQR is encoded by the coding sequence ATGACGAATACCGCCCCCCAGGGCCTCAGCCCGGCCCAGCACGGCATGTGGGTCACCGAACAGGTGCTGCACGCCGGTTCGGCCCACCACCTGTCCCTCACCGTCCGCTTCACCGGGCCGCCGGACGCCGCAGCGCTCGCCGCCGCCTGCGCGCGCGTCACCCGCCTCCACCCGGTGCTGACGGCGCGCCTCGACCCGGCCGGCCCCGCCCTCGAACCGGGCGTCGCCGGTGCGGAGCTGCGCCGGCTCAGCTGCGCCCCGCAGGAGGTGGCGGCGGTGCTGCACGCGGAGACCGTGCGCCCCTTCGATCTCGCCGGGGGACCACTGGTGCGGTTCGCACTCGTGGACGGCGGCCAGGACGGGCAGCAGCTCCACGTCGTCGCCCACCACCTGGTGTTCGACGGCACGTCCAAGGACGTCCTGCTGGCCGCGCTGGGCGGCGCCCCCGCGCCCGCCGCGCGGCCGGGGCCGCCCCCGGTGCCGGGGGAGTCCGCCGTCGCCGCGGCGGCCGCGTTCTGGTCGGGCCGCGACCACGGCACCGGCACCCCGGCCCTTCCCGGACTGTCCGCCGCGCCGAAGGACACGTGCGCGCCCGCGCCCGGCGCGTCCGTGCCCTTCGCCCTGGACACCGCGCTGCGCGACCGCCTCACCCGGGCCGCCGCAGACCTGGGCGCCACCCCCTTCGAGGTGCTGCTCGCCGCCTGGCACACCCTGCTCCTGCGCTACGGCAGCACGGCGCCCGCCACAGCGCTGGAGCTGAGCACCCGCCGACCCGAGGACACCGGGCACATCGGCCTGTACGTCAACGAACTGCCGGTCCTCACCCACCCGGACCCGCAGCGGCCCTTCGCCCTGTTCGTCCAGGACGTACGGACCGAACTGCGGGCCCTGTACGCGCACCGCACCGTCCCGCTGGCCCGTGCGGTGCGCGGGCTCACCCCGCGCACCGCGCTCACCCCGGTCTCGGTCAGCTACCGGCGCCGCGGGGATGCGGAGCTGCCGGAGTTCGGCTTCGGACGCGTCGCCGCGGTGGACTGGACGGGCTTCACCCACACCGTCCGCAACCTGCTGCACCTCCAGCTCGTCGACGGCCCCGGCCGGATCGACGGCTCGCTCCAGTACCGCGCCGACGCCTTCGCCCCCGGCGCCCCGGAACGCATCGCCGGCCACTTCCTCACGCTGCTCGACGCGGCGCTCGCCGCACCGCGCACCCCGCTCGCCGGACTCCCCCTGCTGACCGGGGACGAGCGGCGGCGGGTCCTGGACTCCGCCGCCGCCGCCGGACCCGCCGCCTGCCCGCCCGGGGCCACGGTCGTCGGCATGTTCACCGCGCAGGCCGGCCGGACCCCGGACTCGGTCGCCGTGACCGGAACCGACGGCGAGGAGCTGACGTATCGCGAACTGCACGTCTCGGCAGCCGCGTTCGCCGCCCGGCTCGGCGCGCGCGGGCTGGGCGCCGGCGACCTGGTGGGTGTCCTGCTGCCCCGCTCCGTCGACCAGCTGGTGGCCGTGCTCGGCGTGCTGACGGCGGGCGCCGCCTACCTCCCGCTGGACCCGGAGCACCCGGCCGAGCGGCTCGCCCTCGTCCTGGGCGACGCCGCACCGGCCGCCCTGGTCACCGAGGGCGACGCCCCCGCAGGGCTCCCGGCCGGCGTGCCCGTGCTCACCGTCGCCGGACCCGCCGCCCCGGCCGCCGCCGAACCCGCACCGCCGGAGGCCGGCGACCCCGCCTACGTCATCTACACCTCGGGCTCGACCGGAACCCCCAAGGGTGTCGAGGTCCCGCACCGGGCGCTCGCCAACCTCCTCGCCACGATGTCCGAGCGGCTGGGGACGGGCGCGGCCGACCGCTGGCTCGGACTGACCACCCTGTCGTTCGACATCTCCACCGTGGAGCTGCTGCTCCCCCTCACCGCCGGGGCCCGCGTGGTCCTGGTCCCCGAGGCGCACCAGCGCGACGGCGCGGCCCTGCTGAAGCTGATCGACGCGCAGCAGGTGACCCATGTGCAGGCGACGCCGAGCAGCTGGCGGCTGATGCTCGCCGCCGGGCTGCACCGGCCTGACCTGGTCGCCGTCGCCGGTGGTGAGGAACTGCCGGGCCCGCTGGCACGCGGTCTCACGGACGCCACGGGCAGGCTCGTCAACGTGTACGGGCCCACCGAGACCACCGTCTGGTCGACCCTGGCCGAACTCGCCGCAGGCGGGCCCGTCACCATCGGCGGCCCGCTCGCCGCCACCTCCGTCCAGGTGCTCGACGCTTACGGCGCACCGGTGCCGGACGGCATCACCGGCGAGCTGTATCTGGGCGGCGCGGGTGTCGCGCACGGCTACCGGGGGCGTCCCGGACTCACCGCGCAGCGCTTCGTCCCCGACCCGTACGGGCCGCCCGGCTCGCGGCTGTACCGCACCGGCGACCTCGTACGACGGACGCGGGACGGCCTGCTGGAGTTCGCCGGACGCGCCGACACCCAGATCAAGCTGCGCGGCCACCGCATCGAACTCGGCGAGATCGAGGCGCGGATCGGGGAGCACCCGGCGGTGGCCCAGGCGGCCGTCGTCCTCGACGGGGGCACGGACGATCCGGACGGCGGGCAGGCCCGGCTGGTCGCCTACACCGTCCCGGCGGCCGCGCCGGGCGCCCCCGCCTCGCCCGAGGCGCTGCGCGCCCATGTGGCAGCGGCCCTCCCGGCGGCGATGACGCCGGGGGTCTGGGTGTCCCTCGACGCGTTCCCCCTCACCCCGAACGGCAAGCTCGACCGGGGCCGCCTGCCCGCACCGCCGCGCACCCGGGAGCAGCCGGTGGCGCCGGTGTCCGGTGCGCAGGGCGGGAGCGCGGCGGACGGCGGGACGGACCGGGTCACCTCGGTGGTCCGTGACATCTGGCAGCACGTGCTGCGGCTCGACGACATCGGTCTCGACGAGGACCTCTTCGACCTCGGCGGGCACTCCCTGACGGTCACCGCCATCGCCGGCCGGATCCGCCGGGAACTCGGCGTCGACGTACCGCTCGACGTCTTCTTCGACACCCCCACGATCAACGGCGTAGCGGCCGAGGTGGCCCTACTTCAGCAGGAGGAACAGCGATGA
- a CDS encoding MbtH family NRPS accessory protein has product MSEQASYQVVVNDEEQHALWPAGGELPAGWRAEGFTGSQEACMAHVDEVWEDIRPLSLRRRLAEAATGAR; this is encoded by the coding sequence ATGAGCGAGCAGGCGTCGTACCAGGTCGTCGTCAACGACGAGGAGCAGCACGCGCTGTGGCCCGCCGGTGGCGAACTCCCCGCCGGGTGGCGGGCCGAGGGCTTCACCGGTTCGCAGGAGGCGTGCATGGCGCACGTCGACGAGGTGTGGGAGGACATCCGGCCGCTGAGCCTGCGCCGCCGGCTGGCCGAGGCCGCGACGGGCGCGCGGTGA
- a CDS encoding acyl carrier protein: MTAVRERLAGLVEAATDGEIAAAHVLAEGGSLTAIGVTSLAMLRLIDALEEEFGVLIDPDGSFRQLDDFDALADRLAAPDGGGGHG; encoded by the coding sequence GTGACCGCCGTGCGGGAGCGGCTGGCCGGACTCGTCGAGGCGGCGACCGACGGCGAGATCGCCGCGGCGCACGTCCTGGCCGAGGGGGGTTCCCTCACCGCGATCGGGGTCACCTCGCTGGCCATGCTGCGGCTGATCGACGCCCTGGAGGAGGAGTTCGGTGTGCTGATCGACCCCGACGGATCGTTCCGGCAGCTGGACGACTTCGACGCGCTCGCGGACCGGCTGGCCGCACCGGACGGGGGAGGCGGACATGGCTGA